One Paraburkholderia sp. IMGN_8 DNA window includes the following coding sequences:
- the fliG gene encoding flagellar motor switch protein FliG, whose protein sequence is MSAEGVMKSALLLMSIGEEEAAQVFRFLGPREVQKIGVTMAALKNITREQIDEVLQEFVREAEKHTALSLDSSDYIRSVLTKALGDDKAGAIIDRILQGSDTSGIEGLKWMDSAAVAELIKNEHPQIIATILVHLDRDQASEIVACFTERLRNDVLLRIATLDGIQPAALRELDDVLTGLLSGSDNLKRSPMGGIRTAAEILNFMSSNHEEGVIENVRQYDAELAQKIIDQMFVFENLLDLEDRAIQLLLKEVESEALIISLKGAPPALRQKFLSNMSQRAAELLAEDLDARGPVRVSEVETQQRRILQIVRNLAESGQIVLGGKAEDAYV, encoded by the coding sequence ATGAGCGCTGAAGGCGTAATGAAGAGCGCGCTCCTGCTGATGTCGATCGGCGAGGAAGAAGCCGCGCAGGTGTTCAGGTTCCTCGGGCCGCGTGAGGTCCAGAAGATCGGTGTCACCATGGCCGCGCTGAAGAACATCACACGTGAACAGATCGACGAGGTCCTGCAGGAGTTCGTGCGCGAGGCCGAAAAGCACACCGCGCTGTCGCTCGATTCGAGCGACTACATCCGTTCGGTGCTGACCAAGGCGCTCGGCGACGACAAGGCCGGCGCGATCATCGACCGGATTCTGCAGGGCAGCGATACCAGCGGGATCGAAGGCCTCAAATGGATGGATTCCGCGGCGGTGGCCGAGCTGATCAAGAACGAGCATCCGCAGATCATCGCGACGATCCTCGTTCACCTCGACCGCGACCAGGCGTCGGAAATCGTCGCCTGCTTTACCGAGCGGCTGCGTAACGACGTGCTGCTGCGGATCGCGACGCTCGACGGCATCCAGCCGGCCGCGCTGCGCGAACTCGACGACGTGCTGACGGGCCTGCTGTCGGGCAGCGACAACCTCAAGCGCAGCCCGATGGGCGGCATCCGCACGGCGGCCGAAATTCTCAACTTCATGTCGAGCAACCATGAAGAAGGCGTCATCGAGAACGTTCGCCAATACGACGCCGAACTGGCGCAGAAGATCATCGATCAGATGTTTGTATTCGAGAACCTGCTCGATCTGGAAGACCGCGCGATCCAGCTGCTGCTGAAGGAAGTCGAGTCCGAGGCGTTGATCATTTCGCTGAAGGGCGCGCCGCCCGCGCTGCGCCAGAAGTTCCTGTCGAACATGTCGCAGCGTGCCGCCGAACTACTCGCCGAAGACCTCGACGCGCGCGGTCCGGTGCGCGTGTCCGAAGTCGAGACGCAACAGCGCCGCATCCTGCAAATCGTGCGCAACCTGGCGGAAAGCGGCCAGATCGTTCTAGGCGGCAAGGCGGAAGATGCGTATGTCTGA
- the fliF gene encoding flagellar basal-body MS-ring/collar protein FliF — MDSSANSLINPDARMGLAGAQPGAIAPGTGQPGGAADLGGLGGNLGGMGGNFGQRLSGLAQMRGNPRAPLIFAVALLVAIVAGLFLWSRAPDYKVLYSNLSDRDGGAIITALQQANIPYKFSDAGGAILVPADQVHEMRLRLASQGLPKSGSVGFELMDNQKFGISQFAEQINYQRALEGELQRTIESISSVKSARVHLAIPKPSVFVRDKEAPSASVLVDLYPGRALDEGQVLAITHMVSSAVPDMPVRGVTVLDQDGNLLTNPSSGSGLDASQLKYRQQIERNTQQRIDAILAPLFGAGNAHSQVSADIDFSRSEQTSENYGPNGTPQQAAIRSQQSSSATEMSQAAASGVPGALSNQPPQPASAPITAGNGASGVTTTPVSDRKDSTTNYELNKIVQHLEQPMGGIKRLSVAVVVNYLKVVDAKGHATMQPVTADKLAQVNQLVKDAMGFDAARGDSVNVVNSAFTADIDPSADLPWWRTPDMIALAKQIATYLGIGAVALFLYFVMVKPALRRAFPPPEPVTAAALPSPDEPILLDGIPAAERAGAASVAELEGDNELLALESSKHKYERNLEFARNIARQDPKIVATVVKNWVSDER, encoded by the coding sequence ATGGATTCGTCAGCCAACTCTTTGATCAACCCCGACGCCCGCATGGGCCTCGCCGGCGCGCAGCCGGGCGCCATTGCGCCCGGCACCGGCCAGCCGGGCGGCGCAGCGGACCTTGGCGGCTTGGGCGGCAACCTTGGCGGCATGGGCGGCAACTTCGGCCAGCGCCTGTCGGGCCTCGCGCAAATGCGCGGCAACCCGCGTGCCCCGCTGATTTTTGCCGTCGCGCTGCTGGTCGCGATCGTGGCCGGTCTGTTCCTGTGGTCGCGCGCCCCGGACTACAAGGTGCTCTACAGCAACCTGTCGGACCGCGACGGCGGCGCGATCATCACCGCGCTCCAGCAAGCCAACATTCCCTACAAGTTCTCCGACGCCGGCGGCGCGATCCTCGTGCCGGCCGATCAGGTGCATGAAATGCGTCTGCGCCTGGCTTCGCAAGGCCTGCCGAAGAGCGGCTCGGTCGGCTTCGAATTGATGGACAACCAGAAGTTCGGCATCAGCCAGTTCGCCGAGCAGATCAACTATCAGCGTGCCCTGGAAGGCGAGCTGCAACGCACGATCGAATCGATTTCCTCGGTGAAGTCAGCCCGTGTGCATCTGGCGATTCCGAAGCCTTCCGTGTTCGTGCGCGACAAGGAAGCGCCCTCCGCCTCGGTGCTGGTCGACCTGTATCCGGGCCGTGCGCTCGACGAAGGCCAGGTGCTGGCGATCACCCATATGGTGTCCTCGGCGGTGCCGGATATGCCGGTGCGCGGGGTGACCGTCCTCGACCAGGACGGCAACCTGCTGACGAACCCGTCCTCCGGCAGCGGTCTGGACGCTTCGCAACTGAAGTACCGCCAGCAGATCGAGCGCAACACCCAGCAGCGCATCGACGCGATCCTCGCGCCCCTGTTCGGCGCCGGCAATGCGCATTCGCAGGTCAGCGCCGATATCGACTTCTCGCGCAGCGAGCAGACTTCGGAAAACTACGGCCCGAACGGCACCCCGCAACAGGCGGCGATCCGCAGCCAGCAATCGAGCTCCGCCACCGAAATGTCGCAGGCGGCCGCCTCGGGCGTGCCGGGCGCGCTGTCGAACCAGCCGCCGCAGCCGGCTTCCGCGCCGATCACGGCAGGCAACGGCGCGAGCGGCGTGACCACCACGCCGGTCAGCGACCGCAAGGATTCGACCACCAACTATGAACTCAACAAGATCGTGCAGCATCTGGAGCAGCCGATGGGCGGCATCAAGCGTCTGTCGGTGGCGGTGGTGGTCAACTATCTGAAGGTCGTGGACGCCAAGGGCCACGCCACGATGCAGCCGGTCACCGCCGACAAGCTCGCGCAGGTCAATCAGCTGGTGAAGGACGCGATGGGCTTCGACGCTGCGCGCGGCGACTCGGTCAACGTGGTCAACAGCGCGTTCACCGCCGACATCGACCCGAGCGCCGACCTGCCGTGGTGGCGCACGCCGGACATGATCGCGCTCGCCAAGCAGATCGCGACCTACCTCGGGATCGGTGCCGTCGCCCTGTTCCTCTATTTCGTGATGGTGAAGCCGGCGCTGCGCCGCGCTTTCCCGCCGCCGGAGCCGGTCACCGCCGCGGCGCTGCCGTCGCCGGACGAGCCGATCCTGCTGGACGGCATCCCGGCCGCCGAGCGCGCGGGTGCGGCCTCCGTCGCCGAACTGGAAGGCGACAACGAATTGCTCGCGCTGGAGAGCTCGAAACACAAATACGAACGGAACCTGGAATTCGCGCGCAACATCGCGCGCCAGGATCCGAAGATCGTCGCAACCGTCGTGAAAAATTGGGTGTCCGATGAGCGCTGA
- the fliE gene encoding flagellar hook-basal body complex protein FliE — MTLPVNALSSALQQMQSMAAQAAGSSNPVAGQSGAATAGGFASALKASLDKISGDQTKAAGEAQAFELGASNVSLNDVMVDSQKANIGFQFGLQVRNKLVTAYNDIMQMQV; from the coding sequence ATGACTTTGCCCGTGAACGCGCTCTCGTCGGCGCTGCAACAGATGCAGTCGATGGCGGCGCAAGCGGCCGGCAGCAGCAACCCGGTGGCCGGCCAGTCCGGCGCGGCGACGGCCGGCGGTTTCGCCTCGGCGCTGAAGGCTTCGTTGGACAAGATCAGCGGCGATCAGACCAAGGCGGCCGGGGAGGCGCAGGCGTTCGAGCTGGGCGCGTCGAACGTGTCGCTGAACGACGTGATGGTCGACTCGCAGAAGGCCAACATCGGCTTCCAGTTCGGCCTGCAGGTGCGCAACAAACTGGTAACGGCCTATAACGACATCATGCAAATGCAGGTGTGA
- the fliS gene encoding flagellar export chaperone FliS yields the protein MFSPGHSGANAYARVGVETGVMGASPHRLIVMLYQGARQAIAQARMHVQQGNVPARGEAIGKAIQIVESGLQLSLNREAGGEIAERLNALYGYMSRRLLEANTKQSEAMLVEVDGLLATLEEAWIGIAPEIARMAVQPAAESMR from the coding sequence ATGTTTTCCCCAGGACACTCTGGAGCCAATGCGTATGCACGCGTGGGCGTCGAGACAGGGGTGATGGGCGCGAGTCCGCATCGTCTGATCGTGATGTTGTATCAGGGCGCCCGGCAAGCGATCGCGCAAGCGCGCATGCATGTGCAGCAAGGCAATGTGCCGGCTCGCGGAGAGGCGATCGGCAAGGCGATTCAGATCGTCGAAAGCGGGCTGCAGCTGTCGCTCAACCGTGAGGCGGGCGGCGAGATTGCGGAGCGGTTGAACGCGCTGTACGGCTATATGTCGCGCCGGCTGCTCGAAGCCAACACAAAACAAAGCGAGGCGATGCTGGTCGAGGTCGATGGTCTGCTGGCGACGCTCGAAGAGGCCTGGATCGGGATTGCCCCGGAGATCGCGCGGATGGCTGTGCAGCCGGCCGCGGAAAGTATGAGATGA
- a CDS encoding flagellar protein FliT: MTSNTEYFARYEAIAAISRRMLTAARCALWNDLVRLQEEYRLLVDALQDAETGVKLDEPERLRKYALIRQILADDAAIRDLANPRMANLSALFAGRQTRVLKELYGAR; this comes from the coding sequence ATGACATCGAACACAGAATATTTCGCCCGCTACGAGGCGATTGCAGCGATTTCCCGCCGCATGCTGACGGCTGCGCGGTGCGCCCTGTGGAACGATCTGGTACGCCTGCAGGAGGAATACCGGCTTCTGGTCGATGCGTTGCAGGATGCGGAAACGGGAGTCAAGCTGGACGAACCCGAGCGCCTGCGCAAATACGCGCTGATCCGCCAGATCCTTGCGGACGACGCCGCGATCCGCGATCTGGCGAATCCGCGGATGGCCAACCTGTCGGCCCTGTTCGCCGGACGGCAGACTCGCGTGCTCAAGGAACTGTACGGGGCGCGCTGA
- a CDS encoding flagellar hook-length control protein FliK: MNGIDAVVTSLLANRVDSLLNLAPGSATASQTGAAGVDTAPATATPVTTPTPPPASAQTALSAVALTLNAIVNSGGEATPAVLGQTPIWPAAPALDVHVGGLPLFDTSSAALPNMNVNAAATASTANVAAAQVPVAALAAALQQTVGDSGLFYESHLAQWLAGQRPPAALAGEAQNKLVAAAAQLPLDWASDAEPSPSANAAPRQGMGAPPNSASDGNAAVRATPAIQTAQAARFVAGEVLANSLSDLNGQPAHTLHNAAASLADGTPSQSSQPMAAAVHPATVPLVRQQLDLLATGQFRWTGEAWPGAKLDWTIEQDGDEWDRSGGGAASEDDQPWRTRLTLSLPTLGTVDAELTLTGTQLVARVQASPGGAARLATHGESFRQRLAAAGIELNGLTIREIGGGAPATSSGVAGAAAASAYARSASAAEAAPAGRRTARVARPEPAPLDDFDWDMR; the protein is encoded by the coding sequence ATGAACGGAATCGACGCGGTCGTCACGTCGCTGCTTGCGAACCGGGTCGACAGTCTGCTCAATCTCGCGCCGGGCAGCGCGACGGCCTCGCAGACTGGCGCAGCGGGTGTCGATACCGCGCCTGCCACCGCCACACCCGTCACGACACCCACGCCACCGCCGGCTTCTGCGCAAACCGCGCTGTCCGCCGTCGCGCTGACGCTCAATGCGATCGTAAACTCGGGCGGCGAGGCGACGCCGGCAGTGCTCGGCCAGACGCCGATCTGGCCGGCCGCACCGGCGCTCGATGTCCACGTCGGCGGCTTGCCGCTGTTCGACACGTCTTCCGCTGCTTTGCCCAATATGAATGTGAATGCTGCCGCGACTGCGTCCACCGCGAACGTGGCAGCGGCGCAGGTGCCGGTCGCCGCGCTGGCGGCCGCGCTCCAACAGACGGTCGGCGACAGCGGTTTGTTCTACGAATCCCATCTCGCGCAATGGCTGGCGGGCCAGCGCCCGCCCGCCGCCCTGGCCGGCGAAGCGCAAAACAAGCTGGTGGCCGCTGCCGCGCAATTGCCGCTCGACTGGGCGAGCGATGCCGAGCCGTCTCCTTCCGCGAATGCCGCGCCGCGTCAGGGTATGGGCGCTCCGCCCAACAGCGCGTCTGACGGCAACGCCGCCGTGCGCGCCACACCGGCGATCCAGACGGCGCAGGCGGCGCGCTTCGTGGCCGGCGAAGTGCTGGCGAACTCTCTTTCCGATCTGAACGGCCAGCCCGCGCACACCTTGCACAACGCCGCGGCGTCTTTGGCCGACGGCACGCCGTCACAAAGCTCGCAACCGATGGCGGCCGCGGTTCATCCCGCGACGGTTCCTTTAGTGCGTCAGCAACTTGATCTGCTCGCGACCGGGCAGTTTCGCTGGACCGGCGAAGCGTGGCCGGGCGCCAAGCTCGACTGGACGATCGAGCAGGACGGCGACGAATGGGACCGCAGCGGCGGCGGCGCGGCGAGCGAGGACGATCAGCCGTGGCGCACGCGTCTGACGTTGTCGCTGCCGACGCTCGGCACTGTCGATGCGGAATTGACGCTGACCGGCACGCAGCTGGTGGCGCGCGTGCAGGCGAGTCCGGGCGGCGCGGCGCGATTGGCGACGCATGGCGAGAGCTTTCGTCAGCGGCTGGCGGCGGCGGGCATCGAACTGAATGGACTGACGATTCGCGAGATCGGTGGCGGCGCGCCTGCCACTTCGTCCGGCGTGGCAGGTGCAGCGGCGGCTTCGGCCTACGCGCGCTCGGCGTCGGCAGCTGAGGCGGCACCTGCGGGGCGCCGCACGGCACGCGTCGCGCGGCCTGAGCCCGCACCGCTCGACGATTTCGATTGGGATATGCGATGA
- a CDS encoding EscU/YscU/HrcU family type III secretion system export apparatus switch protein, whose amino-acid sequence MSRKHRRSAAALVYDTHGSDPAPRVIAKGYGLVAEMIVQRAKEAGLYVHEAPEMVSLLMQVDLDTRIPPQLYQAVAELLAWLHRLESGAENEPAGGGADAREQDVTDVVATEVGGGTSAD is encoded by the coding sequence ATGAGCCGCAAACACCGCCGCAGCGCGGCAGCGCTCGTCTACGACACACACGGCAGCGACCCTGCGCCCCGCGTGATCGCCAAAGGCTATGGGCTGGTGGCCGAGATGATCGTGCAGCGCGCCAAGGAGGCCGGGCTGTACGTGCACGAGGCGCCGGAAATGGTGTCGCTCCTGATGCAGGTGGACCTCGATACGCGGATTCCGCCACAGCTTTATCAGGCGGTGGCGGAGTTGCTGGCCTGGCTGCATCGGCTGGAAAGCGGCGCGGAGAATGAGCCGGCTGGCGGCGGCGCCGATGCTCGCGAGCAGGACGTGACCGACGTGGTCGCCACCGAGGTCGGCGGCGGAACATCCGCGGACTGA
- a CDS encoding coniferyl aldehyde dehydrogenase, with amino-acid sequence MKNDLSEVAALEALLRDQRHAYLRAPYPSWETRAAHLKALRAVMLDNRDALADAMNADFGNRAKEEVLLAEFLLVKEEIDAALKHGKRWMKAQRRSTNKWLLPARAKVVPQPLGVVGIIVPWNYPVLLAVGPLISALTAGNRAIVKMSELTPRTSALFEQLIGQTFARDHVAVVNGDAALAAAFSAQPFDHLLFTGSTKVGHEVMRAAAGHLTPVTLELGGKSPAIIGTHARFDNAVDNLVAGKTLNAGQTCIAPDYVLVPRGQEQAFIERARARMAKMYPGFAHNRDYTSIISARHFARLERLADEAQAAGAQLHALTDASPDPASRRFPLIAVTNAPDESTLMQEEIFGPLLPIVPYDTLDDAIAWINTRPRPLALYLYADDAATIERVTHETIAGGMAINETLMHLACESLPFGGVGASGMGAYHGYEGFVTFSKMKPVLTQARLNARGLISPPYGKRVNALLKLMMRF; translated from the coding sequence ATGAAGAACGATCTGTCCGAGGTCGCCGCGCTCGAAGCGCTGCTCCGCGATCAACGCCATGCTTATTTGCGCGCGCCGTATCCGTCGTGGGAAACACGCGCCGCGCATCTGAAAGCGCTGCGCGCAGTGATGCTCGACAACCGCGACGCGCTCGCCGACGCGATGAACGCCGATTTCGGCAACCGTGCGAAAGAGGAAGTGCTGCTCGCCGAATTCCTGCTGGTCAAGGAAGAGATCGACGCCGCGCTGAAACACGGCAAGCGCTGGATGAAGGCGCAGCGCCGCAGCACCAACAAATGGCTGCTGCCGGCGCGCGCGAAAGTCGTGCCGCAGCCGCTCGGCGTGGTCGGCATCATCGTGCCGTGGAATTATCCGGTGCTGCTGGCCGTCGGTCCTCTGATCAGCGCGTTGACCGCCGGCAACCGCGCGATCGTCAAAATGTCCGAATTGACGCCGCGCACGTCTGCGCTGTTCGAGCAGTTGATCGGCCAGACCTTCGCGCGCGATCACGTTGCCGTGGTGAACGGCGACGCGGCGCTGGCCGCCGCGTTCAGCGCGCAACCGTTCGACCATCTGCTGTTCACCGGCTCCACCAAGGTCGGCCACGAAGTGATGCGCGCCGCCGCCGGGCATCTGACGCCGGTGACGCTGGAACTGGGCGGCAAGTCGCCGGCCATCATCGGCACGCATGCGCGCTTTGACAACGCGGTCGACAACCTTGTCGCCGGCAAGACGCTCAACGCCGGCCAGACCTGCATCGCGCCCGATTACGTGCTGGTACCGCGCGGTCAGGAGCAGGCATTCATCGAACGGGCGCGCGCGCGGATGGCGAAGATGTATCCCGGCTTCGCGCACAACCGCGACTACACGTCGATCATCTCGGCGCGGCATTTCGCGCGCCTGGAACGCCTCGCCGACGAAGCGCAGGCCGCCGGCGCGCAACTCCACGCGCTGACCGACGCCTCGCCCGATCCGGCCAGCCGCCGCTTCCCGCTGATCGCCGTCACGAACGCGCCGGATGAAAGCACACTGATGCAGGAGGAAATCTTCGGGCCGCTGTTGCCGATCGTCCCGTACGACACCCTCGACGACGCGATCGCGTGGATCAATACGCGGCCTCGGCCGCTCGCGCTCTATCTGTACGCCGACGACGCTGCCACCATCGAGCGCGTCACGCACGAAACCATCGCGGGCGGCATGGCGATCAACGAAACGCTGATGCATCTGGCGTGCGAAAGCCTGCCGTTCGGCGGGGTTGGCGCGAGCGGGATGGGCGCGTATCACGGCTACGAAGGCTTCGTCACCTTCTCGAAGATGAAGCCGGTGCTGACACAGGCGCGTCTAAACGCGCGCGGGCTGATCTCGCCGCCGTATGGCAAGCGGGTGAATGCGCTGCTGAAGCTGATGATGCGGTTCTGA
- a CDS encoding isovaleryl-CoA dehydrogenase, with protein sequence MERLSIGHTHDVTNQVPPLADYNLFSSDAALSAALEREGAAWHRDALLRDGAALTTPETLALAELANRHTPELFTHSPRGERIDALEFHPSWHTLLSLLRREGLHALPFSDPQRGAMVARCAGYFLHAQLESGSLCPLTMTFASIPVLQREPALFDTLRDKLYSREHDPRDVPLPQKSSAMIGMGMTEKQGGSDVRSNQTRAYATRGSGRGADYRLVGHKWFFSAPQCDAHLVLARTGDHAGLSCFFVPRFAPDGSKNAVQIQRLKDKLGNRSNVSSEVEFFDAFGILIGDEGRGVPTIIEMANYTRLDCVIGSAALMRAALVQAIHHARHRSAFGRYLADQPLMRNVLADLALESEAATVLFMRLARAFEESADSSNASPAERAWRRIVTPAAKYWVCKRTLEFTGEAMEVWGGNGYVETAPMARFYREAPVNSIWEGSGNVMCLDVLRAMEREPEAAQALFATWQADAQGHPALGAALGKLAATLNGPAEHREALARRIAQQIVLIAQATLLVRHAPSELADAFIATRLADGCGESGRVYGTLPATFDHAAIIERAFAA encoded by the coding sequence ATGGAACGGCTCAGCATCGGCCACACCCACGACGTGACAAATCAGGTTCCGCCGCTGGCGGATTACAACCTGTTTTCCAGCGACGCCGCTTTATCCGCCGCCCTCGAACGCGAAGGCGCCGCGTGGCATCGCGACGCGCTGCTGCGCGACGGCGCCGCGCTCACCACGCCGGAAACGCTCGCGCTCGCCGAACTGGCGAACCGCCACACGCCTGAACTGTTCACGCACAGCCCGCGCGGCGAACGCATCGACGCACTGGAGTTTCATCCGTCGTGGCATACGCTGCTGTCGCTGCTGCGCCGCGAGGGCCTGCACGCGCTGCCGTTCTCCGATCCGCAGCGCGGCGCGATGGTCGCGCGCTGCGCCGGTTACTTCCTGCACGCGCAACTCGAATCCGGTTCGCTCTGCCCACTGACGATGACCTTCGCGAGCATTCCGGTGTTGCAGCGCGAACCCGCCCTGTTCGACACGCTGCGCGACAAGCTCTACTCCCGCGAACACGATCCGCGCGATGTCCCGCTCCCGCAGAAAAGCTCGGCGATGATCGGCATGGGCATGACCGAGAAGCAAGGCGGCTCCGACGTGCGCAGCAACCAGACGCGCGCCTATGCGACACGCGGCAGCGGTCGCGGCGCCGACTATCGCCTCGTCGGCCACAAATGGTTTTTCTCCGCGCCGCAATGCGACGCGCATCTGGTGCTCGCCCGCACCGGCGATCACGCGGGCCTGTCGTGCTTCTTCGTGCCGCGCTTCGCGCCGGACGGCAGCAAGAACGCGGTGCAGATCCAGCGTCTGAAAGACAAGCTCGGCAACCGCTCGAACGTGAGCAGCGAAGTCGAATTCTTCGACGCGTTCGGCATCCTGATCGGCGATGAAGGCCGCGGCGTGCCGACCATCATCGAAATGGCGAACTACACGCGGCTCGATTGCGTGATCGGCAGCGCGGCGTTGATGCGCGCGGCACTAGTGCAGGCGATCCACCACGCGCGCCATCGCAGCGCGTTCGGGCGGTATCTCGCCGATCAGCCGCTCATGCGCAACGTGCTGGCCGATCTCGCGTTGGAGTCGGAAGCGGCGACCGTGCTGTTCATGCGGCTCGCGCGTGCTTTCGAAGAATCGGCTGATTCGTCTAACGCCTCGCCGGCTGAGCGCGCATGGCGGCGCATCGTCACACCGGCGGCGAAGTACTGGGTCTGCAAGCGCACGCTCGAATTCACCGGCGAGGCGATGGAAGTCTGGGGCGGCAATGGCTACGTCGAGACTGCTCCGATGGCGCGTTTTTATCGTGAAGCGCCCGTGAATTCGATCTGGGAAGGGTCGGGCAACGTGATGTGCCTCGACGTGCTGCGCGCCATGGAGCGCGAACCCGAAGCGGCGCAGGCATTGTTCGCCACCTGGCAAGCGGATGCGCAGGGCCACCCCGCGCTGGGCGCCGCGCTCGGCAAGCTGGCCGCCACGCTCAACGGACCGGCCGAACATCGGGAAGCATTGGCGCGGCGTATCGCGCAGCAAATCGTGCTGATTGCTCAAGCAACCTTGCTCGTCAGGCACGCGCCGTCCGAACTCGCCGACGCCTTCATCGCGACGCGGCTCGCCGACGGCTGCGGCGAAAGCGGCCGTGTGTACGGCACGCTGCCCGCCACTTTCGACCATGCGGCGATCATCGAGCGGGCGTTCGCTGCTTGA
- a CDS encoding GMC family oxidoreductase N-terminal domain-containing protein yields MQYDYIIVGAGSGGCSLASRLADSCPDATIALIEAGPHTDRNLLVNMPVGVAAIVPHKLKTNYGYLTTPQPGLGGRQGYQPRGRGFGGSSAINAMIYTRGHPLDYDEWAQLGCDGWSWADVLPYFRRAEGNERGADAWHGADGPLTVSDLRYRNPFSKRFVQAAIEAGYRPNSDFNGAEQEGVGFYQVTQRDGRRCSVARAYIYDRRRPNLHAIADATVLRVTFDGKRASGVEIVRGGRTEQLEARAEVVMAAGAFNSPQLLMCSGIGPAAHLQSLGIPVLHDAPEVGQNLIDHVDFTINKRVSSIEPTGFSVRGMARMLPQFVTFMRHGRGMLSSNVAEAGGFLKSRPTLERPDLQLHFCAALVDDHNRHMHWGHGYSLHVCVLRPHSRGTVTLASADARAAPVIDPRFFSDSRDLDLLVEGAQMARRILDAPSLALHGGKELYTHPGQTEAELRRTIAEHADTIYHPVATCRMGGDAQSVVDPQLRVRGVTGLRIVDASVMPTLIGGNTNSPTVMIGERAAELIVAARRGADTAQPAAPAGLAGLAANAA; encoded by the coding sequence ATGCAATACGACTACATCATCGTCGGTGCAGGCTCGGGCGGCTGCTCGCTTGCGAGCCGCCTCGCGGATAGCTGCCCAGACGCGACGATCGCGCTGATCGAAGCCGGCCCGCACACGGACCGCAATCTGCTCGTCAATATGCCGGTCGGCGTGGCGGCCATCGTGCCGCACAAACTCAAGACCAACTACGGCTATCTGACCACACCGCAGCCCGGGCTCGGCGGACGCCAGGGTTATCAGCCGCGCGGCCGCGGTTTCGGCGGCTCGAGCGCGATCAACGCGATGATCTACACGCGCGGCCATCCGCTCGATTACGACGAATGGGCGCAACTCGGCTGCGACGGCTGGTCGTGGGCCGACGTGCTGCCGTATTTCCGCCGTGCCGAGGGCAACGAGCGCGGCGCCGACGCGTGGCACGGCGCGGACGGTCCTCTGACGGTGTCCGATCTGCGCTATCGCAATCCGTTTTCGAAGCGCTTCGTGCAGGCCGCGATCGAAGCCGGCTACCGGCCGAACAGCGACTTCAACGGCGCGGAGCAGGAGGGCGTCGGTTTCTATCAGGTGACGCAGCGCGACGGACGCCGTTGCAGCGTCGCGCGCGCCTATATCTACGACCGCCGGCGGCCGAATCTGCACGCCATCGCGGATGCGACCGTGCTGCGCGTGACCTTCGACGGCAAGCGCGCGAGCGGGGTCGAGATCGTGCGCGGGGGGCGCACCGAACAGCTTGAAGCGCGCGCCGAAGTGGTGATGGCAGCGGGCGCGTTCAATTCACCGCAACTGCTGATGTGCTCGGGGATCGGGCCGGCCGCGCATCTGCAATCGCTCGGCATTCCGGTGCTGCACGATGCGCCCGAGGTTGGCCAGAATCTGATCGACCACGTCGACTTCACGATCAACAAACGGGTGTCGTCGATCGAACCGACCGGCTTTTCGGTGCGCGGCATGGCGCGGATGCTGCCGCAGTTCGTCACCTTCATGCGGCACGGGCGCGGCATGCTGTCGAGCAACGTCGCGGAAGCGGGCGGTTTTCTGAAGAGCCGGCCGACGCTCGAGCGGCCGGATCTGCAACTGCATTTCTGCGCGGCGCTGGTCGACGATCACAACCGCCACATGCACTGGGGTCACGGCTATTCGCTGCACGTGTGCGTGTTACGGCCGCATAGCCGCGGCACCGTGACGCTGGCGAGCGCCGACGCACGCGCGGCGCCGGTGATCGATCCGCGTTTTTTCAGCGATTCGCGCGATCTGGATCTGCTGGTGGAAGGCGCGCAGATGGCACGGCGCATTCTCGACGCGCCGTCGCTTGCGCTGCACGGCGGCAAGGAGTTGTACACGCATCCCGGTCAGACGGAGGCGGAACTGCGCCGGACCATCGCCGAGCATGCCGATACGATCTATCACCCGGTAGCCACCTGCCGGATGGGCGGCGACGCGCAATCGGTGGTCGATCCGCAACTGCGAGTGCGAGGCGTGACGGGGCTGCGGATCGTCGATGCATCGGTGATGCCGACGCTGATCGGCGGCAACACCAATTCGCCGACCGTGATGATCGGTGAGCGCGCGGCGGAACTGATCGTGGCGGCGCGGCGCGGCGCGGACACGGCGCAGCCGGCGGCGCCGGCAGGTCTTGCGGGCCTGGCGGCGAATGCGGCCTGA